One Argonema galeatum A003/A1 genomic window carries:
- a CDS encoding AMIN domain-containing protein — translation MRLFWGICQTSIAGAVIVLTAAPAHADLTLITNVRLAPTSNGLDIVLETQSGDMPQVFTINRGNTWIAEITNTKLKLPQANSFNQDNPAPGIASMTIIPLSENSVQVILTRQAGSLTGEVTRRDPSTLVLSLSLAGNNRVASPAPTIVVEAKRERAAAPEQSPIPNPQSPIPNPQSSIPNPQSPIPNPQSPAANSNLPFLPQAVAPPLGDIAVSNLDIAATSIDLGTSQRITRLVLRNASAREVLTLLVQAAGLSIVFAEDAAPTPSPNTPPITRGRLQTGAETLTEPNISMEVQNESIQNVFNYVLQLTRLQGNRVGNTILVGRNLPAATRGLVMRTIRLNQLKATMPESPLTTVLTSGSSLTSGGSQANSSTNTSSQVGRNSTTTRNIPFRGAIQALEALGANGGGSVTPQQNAPAPNPFQRSPDPTEQLLDGLQVTADSRTNSVTLIGPLKLVEIATNYLAQLDVRRRQVAVNVKIIEVNLTNQDTIGASFSFGVGGSFFNVNQGSANINFGRFNPRFINPNPSQNPGSLFSPNVIEGPNLARAFQFPRQFLLNLQSQITSNNAKILTDPTLIVQEGSHSQVNLTTQVFAGFRQITEAAPGNQTRTVSETKDPIDVGVILNIAVDQIDDNGFITLFVSPEVSSPGERITDPSRNDLLIQQLVNRRRLETGSIRLRDGQTLILTGIIQEQDRTITTKTPILGDIPIIGALFRSRTSDRTRNEIVVLVTPNIMDDSNISSSGSN, via the coding sequence ATGCGTTTATTCTGGGGAATATGCCAAACATCGATCGCCGGGGCAGTTATTGTACTGACTGCCGCTCCTGCTCATGCCGATCTGACTTTAATTACAAATGTGCGGCTTGCTCCGACCAGCAACGGACTTGATATTGTTCTAGAAACACAAAGTGGCGATATGCCACAAGTCTTTACCATTAATCGAGGCAATACTTGGATAGCTGAAATTACCAACACCAAACTAAAATTACCTCAAGCTAACAGTTTTAATCAAGATAATCCTGCTCCTGGAATCGCGTCGATGACGATTATTCCCCTAAGTGAAAATAGCGTTCAGGTAATCTTGACGAGACAAGCTGGTTCGCTAACGGGAGAAGTAACGCGACGAGATCCCAGCACTTTAGTTCTTAGCCTCAGCTTAGCTGGCAATAATCGAGTAGCCTCACCCGCCCCTACCATAGTAGTAGAAGCAAAGAGGGAGAGAGCAGCAGCGCCAGAACAATCCCCAATCCCCAATCCCCAATCCCCAATCCCCAATCCCCAATCCTCAATCCCCAATCCCCAATCCCCAATCCCTAATCCCCAATCCCCAGCAGCAAATTCTAATCTGCCTTTTTTGCCGCAAGCAGTAGCACCTCCACTAGGAGATATTGCCGTCTCCAATCTTGATATCGCTGCCACATCGATCGACTTAGGAACATCACAGCGGATCACCCGCTTAGTATTGCGAAACGCATCGGCGCGGGAAGTTTTAACCCTTCTAGTTCAAGCTGCTGGTCTTAGTATCGTCTTTGCTGAAGATGCTGCGCCTACCCCCAGTCCCAATACTCCTCCCATTACCAGAGGAAGACTGCAAACGGGTGCAGAAACATTGACAGAACCAAACATTTCGATGGAAGTACAAAATGAATCTATTCAAAACGTTTTCAACTATGTTTTGCAACTAACCAGATTGCAGGGTAATCGCGTCGGAAACACCATCTTAGTAGGTCGAAACCTCCCTGCTGCTACCCGTGGTTTGGTGATGCGTACCATCCGACTCAACCAATTGAAAGCAACAATGCCCGAAAGTCCGCTCACAACAGTTCTCACCAGCGGATCGAGCCTCACAAGTGGTGGTAGCCAAGCTAACAGTAGCACCAATACCAGCAGTCAGGTGGGTAGAAACAGTACCACAACCCGAAATATTCCGTTTAGGGGTGCTATTCAAGCTCTGGAAGCACTGGGAGCCAATGGAGGTGGTTCTGTTACTCCTCAACAAAATGCCCCAGCCCCAAATCCCTTTCAGCGTTCTCCAGATCCGACCGAGCAACTGCTAGATGGATTGCAGGTTACCGCCGATAGTCGCACAAACTCTGTCACTTTAATCGGCCCTCTTAAGCTTGTTGAAATAGCCACTAATTACCTAGCTCAACTCGATGTGCGTCGGAGACAGGTGGCGGTAAATGTCAAAATTATTGAAGTGAATCTCACCAATCAGGACACTATTGGAGCCAGTTTTTCTTTTGGTGTCGGGGGAAGTTTTTTTAATGTCAATCAAGGCAGCGCCAATATTAATTTTGGGCGGTTTAATCCTAGATTCATTAATCCCAATCCATCACAAAATCCTGGTAGCTTGTTCAGTCCTAATGTGATAGAAGGCCCGAATTTAGCAAGAGCTTTTCAGTTTCCTCGCCAGTTTTTGTTGAATCTTCAGTCTCAAATTACCTCAAATAATGCCAAGATATTAACCGATCCAACATTAATTGTACAAGAGGGTAGCCATTCTCAGGTGAACTTGACGACTCAAGTATTTGCAGGTTTTAGGCAGATTACAGAAGCCGCTCCAGGTAACCAAACAAGAACGGTGTCTGAAACAAAAGACCCAATTGATGTAGGTGTGATCCTGAATATTGCTGTCGATCAGATTGATGACAATGGCTTTATTACGCTTTTTGTATCGCCGGAAGTCAGTTCGCCTGGGGAGAGGATTACAGACCCTTCTAGGAACGATTTGTTGATTCAGCAGCTCGTCAATCGCCGCCGTTTGGAAACAGGAAGTATCCGCCTCCGAGATGGTCAGACCCTGATCCTGACTGGAATTATTCAGGAGCAAGACAGAACTATTACAACGAAAACTCCTATCTTAGGAGATATCCCCATTATTGGTGCTTTGTTCAGAAGTAGAACAAGCGATCGCACTCGTAATGAAATCGTTGTGTTAGTTACACCTAACATCATGGATGATTCAAATATTTCTAGTTCCGGCTCTAATTAG
- a CDS encoding undecaprenyl-diphosphate phosphatase — protein MGLSKHQLFTLASTSSASALLALFLNALGTHLSAATTAESVATRSVAQVNIFQAIILGMVQGLTEFLPISSTAHLKVVPVVLGWGDPGVAFTAVIQLGSIAAVLWYFWRDLTNITIGSIEAIVRKDYNSQDFQMGLGIVLGTIPIVFFGLLIKILIPDFDNSPLRSLGAIACASILMSLLLGIAERLGTRKRNFEALGVRDGILMGLGQCLALIPGCSRSGSTLTAGLFMGLERATAARFSFLLGIPAITLAGLVELKDAFKEGLGSAGVLPIVIGIISATIFSYISIAWLMRFLQTQSTWVFIWYRLAFGVAILGAIAAGVLQNS, from the coding sequence ATGGGTTTATCGAAACATCAACTTTTTACGCTTGCTAGCACCAGTTCTGCCAGCGCTCTTTTAGCTCTATTTTTAAATGCTCTGGGCACACATCTGTCAGCGGCTACAACCGCTGAGTCAGTTGCGACTCGATCGGTTGCTCAGGTAAATATATTTCAAGCCATCATTCTAGGCATGGTGCAAGGCTTAACCGAATTCTTGCCGATCAGCAGCACGGCTCATCTTAAAGTGGTGCCCGTAGTCTTGGGGTGGGGCGATCCCGGTGTCGCCTTTACCGCTGTGATTCAGCTGGGTAGTATTGCCGCCGTGCTGTGGTACTTTTGGCGTGACTTGACAAATATCACGATAGGTAGTATAGAAGCGATCGTCCGAAAAGATTACAATTCCCAAGATTTTCAAATGGGGTTGGGAATTGTTCTGGGAACGATACCGATCGTTTTTTTCGGGTTGTTAATTAAAATCCTGATACCCGACTTTGATAACTCACCCCTACGGAGTTTAGGAGCGATCGCATGCGCCTCCATTTTGATGTCTCTGTTGCTGGGAATAGCAGAGCGACTGGGGACACGCAAGCGTAATTTTGAAGCCCTTGGAGTCCGAGACGGGATATTAATGGGTTTAGGTCAGTGTTTGGCTTTAATCCCAGGTTGCTCTCGTTCAGGTTCAACGCTAACAGCTGGGCTATTCATGGGTTTAGAGCGTGCAACAGCGGCGCGTTTTTCGTTTTTGCTGGGCATTCCAGCGATTACCTTAGCTGGATTGGTAGAGCTAAAAGATGCTTTTAAGGAAGGGTTAGGTAGTGCTGGAGTGCTTCCGATCGTAATCGGCATCATCTCAGCAACAATTTTTTCATACATCTCTATCGCATGGCTGATGCGTTTCCTGCAAACACAGAGTACCTGGGTATTTATCTGGTATAGATTGGCATTCGGGGTAGCAATTCTGGGTGCGATCGCCGCTGGAGTACTGCAAAATAGCTAA
- a CDS encoding helix-turn-helix domain-containing protein, producing the protein MSQLREYIEKHPSEAQRLVGVDEEQLRSLISQAERLHNQKELVREQKKTRIIKAGGGRRAKLSLSDQILLTLVYLHHLPTFQMLGVQFEVSESAANYIFHYWLGILRELLPASLVEQVKKKRVRVVMGSRNIKQI; encoded by the coding sequence ATGAGCCAACTCAGAGAGTATATAGAGAAGCACCCATCAGAAGCCCAAAGATTAGTGGGTGTCGATGAAGAACAACTAAGGTCGTTAATCAGTCAAGCCGAAAGATTACACAATCAAAAGGAACTGGTAAGAGAACAGAAAAAAACGAGAATAATTAAAGCAGGAGGGGGACGAAGAGCCAAGTTAAGCCTGAGTGACCAAATTCTTTTAACCCTAGTATACCTACATCACTTACCAACATTCCAAATGTTAGGAGTTCAGTTTGAGGTTAGCGAATCAGCGGCCAACTATATATTTCATTACTGGCTAGGAATATTAAGAGAGCTTTTGCCAGCATCTCTAGTAGAACAAGTAAAAAAAAAACGAGTCAGAGTGGTCATGGGTAGCCGAAATATTAAGCAAATTTGA
- a CDS encoding type II toxin-antitoxin system HicA family toxin, translated as MTLPLPRVTATEVIRVLNKIDFKLSRQSGSHRIYKNAEGRRVTVPFHSGKILHPKILKSILNDAGLTVEEFVQLLAE; from the coding sequence TTGACTCTACCACTTCCGCGTGTCACCGCAACTGAAGTTATTCGGGTATTAAATAAAATTGACTTTAAGTTAAGTCGTCAAAGCGGTAGTCACAGAATTTATAAAAATGCCGAGGGAAGGCGAGTTACGGTTCCTTTTCATTCGGGCAAAATTCTGCATCCCAAAATACTAAAGAGTATACTTAATGATGCTGGACTGACGGTAGAGGAATTTGTGCAACTACTGGCAGAATAG
- a CDS encoding CocE/NonD family hydrolase, giving the protein MIKETVSMFTRDGVRLDADIYRPDAEGTFPVLLMRQPYGKAIASTVVYAHPSWYASHGYITVIQDVRGRGTSAGEFKLFNHEIADGFDAVNWAAQLPGSSGEVGMYGFSYQGMTQLYAASAHPPALKTICPAMIGYDLYTDWAYQGGAFCLQDNLSWAIQLAAETARLRNDEKAYQALYAAYRNLPLSDTIPASPEILKKLAPDSFYHEWLNHPKPDEYWEKLSPKQYFQEVDLPILHIGGWFDTYLRGTLHLYKEMAYRSDFLQYLLIGPWAHLPWGRKVGAVDYGSAAASPIDKLQIRWFDQFLKGKDTGLLKELPVCLFEMGSNLWRSFESWPNNNHISYFLSSSGLASSQDDAGKLVAHLPTPSLLEGEGEKEGENPKSPIPNPQSEDILVHDPWRPVPALGGHASFPAGSFERSAIDSRTDVLTYTSAPLTEDLHIAGDVSVEIYCTGDRLSFDLCAVLSEVQNNDKVYNFTQGYVRVEPNQETTPLKISLQSTCVRIAKGDRLRLSLSAACFPAYPVNPGTGSLPGETRLIESQIITLTVRSGGNFPSQILLPFCMKGKICLEAIALLI; this is encoded by the coding sequence ATGATTAAAGAAACAGTTTCAATGTTCACCCGCGACGGGGTACGCCTCGATGCTGACATCTACCGTCCCGACGCTGAGGGTACTTTCCCGGTGTTGCTGATGCGCCAACCTTATGGAAAAGCGATCGCATCTACAGTCGTCTACGCCCACCCCTCCTGGTACGCCTCCCACGGCTACATTACAGTCATTCAAGATGTCCGAGGACGCGGCACATCAGCAGGCGAATTTAAACTATTTAACCACGAAATTGCAGATGGTTTTGACGCCGTTAACTGGGCGGCGCAACTACCCGGTAGCAGTGGCGAAGTCGGGATGTATGGCTTTTCCTACCAAGGAATGACCCAACTCTACGCCGCCAGCGCCCATCCACCCGCATTAAAAACAATCTGCCCCGCAATGATTGGCTACGATTTATATACAGATTGGGCTTATCAAGGAGGTGCATTTTGTTTGCAAGACAATCTCAGTTGGGCAATTCAACTAGCAGCAGAAACTGCCCGTTTGCGAAACGATGAAAAAGCCTATCAAGCGCTTTATGCTGCTTATCGCAACTTACCTTTATCCGACACAATTCCCGCCAGTCCAGAAATCCTCAAAAAGTTAGCACCTGACTCTTTTTATCACGAGTGGCTAAATCATCCCAAACCCGATGAATATTGGGAAAAACTTTCCCCAAAACAGTATTTTCAAGAAGTAGATCTGCCCATACTGCATATTGGCGGATGGTTCGATACTTACCTGCGCGGTACGCTGCATTTGTACAAAGAAATGGCATACCGCAGCGACTTTCTTCAATATTTGCTCATCGGCCCTTGGGCGCATCTACCTTGGGGCAGAAAAGTTGGTGCAGTAGACTACGGTTCGGCAGCTGCAAGTCCGATCGACAAGTTGCAAATTCGCTGGTTCGATCAATTTCTCAAAGGAAAAGATACAGGATTATTGAAAGAGTTACCTGTGTGCTTATTTGAAATGGGCAGTAATTTGTGGCGATCGTTTGAAAGTTGGCCTAATAATAATCATATCTCTTATTTTTTGTCAAGTTCTGGTTTAGCTAGTTCGCAAGATGATGCAGGCAAATTAGTAGCTCACCTCCCAACCCCCTCTCTTTTGGAAGGAGAGGGGGAGAAAGAGGGAGAAAATCCCAAATCCCCAATCCCCAATCCCCAATCGGAAGATATATTGGTACACGATCCTTGGCGACCCGTTCCCGCTTTGGGAGGTCATGCTAGCTTTCCGGCGGGGTCTTTTGAGCGTTCTGCGATCGATTCTCGGACAGATGTTTTAACTTACACTTCTGCACCGTTGACAGAAGATTTGCATATAGCTGGTGATGTATCGGTAGAAATTTATTGTACAGGAGATCGGCTGAGTTTTGATTTATGCGCGGTGCTATCTGAAGTGCAAAATAATGATAAAGTCTACAATTTTACTCAAGGATACGTGCGAGTTGAACCGAATCAAGAAACAACGCCGTTGAAAATTTCGCTTCAGTCAACTTGCGTGCGAATTGCTAAAGGCGATCGCTTACGTCTCAGTTTAAGTGCTGCTTGTTTTCCGGCTTATCCAGTCAATCCCGGAACAGGTTCGCTTCCAGGTGAAACTCGTTTAATTGAGTCTCAGATTATTACTTTAACAGTGCGAAGTGGAGGTAATTTTCCTTCTCAAATTTTGTTGCCTTTTTGTATGAAAGGGAAGATATGCTTAGAAGCGATCGCACTTTTAATTTAA
- a CDS encoding adenylate/guanylate cyclase domain-containing protein, translating to MVTLQPTTTPYLLLRTESGNRYLPLVGSYCWTVGRSDDNNFVLPDRWISRNHAMLQCMETGEFYLIDLGSRNGSFVNGRRVSVPVTLRHGDSLTFGQTELEFFSPTVNYQANAPSSSHSDELTATSALHVRRLISVMVVDIRDFTGLTRQLDEKILSELIGTWFRHSGSIIREHGSWVDKYIGDAIMAVWFHGSRGISNEEIGSICHALSALHKMTDDLYNQYPLPFPLRIGAGINTGYAMVGNTGSGDRPDYTALGDTVNAAFRLESSTKELRLDIALGETTYKYLLPLGAEQSGFKQYTVHLKGYDKPTLTYAGTFADLDTLLERQPQG from the coding sequence GTGGTGACGTTGCAACCCACTACCACTCCTTATCTTTTACTTCGGACCGAATCTGGTAATCGCTACCTTCCATTAGTGGGCAGTTATTGCTGGACTGTTGGTCGTAGTGACGACAACAATTTTGTGTTGCCGGATCGTTGGATTTCCCGTAACCACGCAATGTTACAGTGCATGGAAACCGGGGAATTCTATCTGATCGATCTTGGTAGCCGCAATGGCTCCTTCGTGAATGGGCGCAGGGTAAGCGTACCCGTAACGCTGCGACATGGCGATAGCCTCACTTTCGGTCAAACTGAATTGGAATTTTTCTCGCCCACCGTCAACTATCAAGCTAACGCTCCTAGCAGTTCGCATTCGGATGAGTTGACGGCAACTTCGGCTTTGCACGTGCGCCGCCTGATCTCGGTGATGGTTGTGGATATCCGCGACTTTACCGGGCTAACCCGACAACTTGATGAAAAGATTCTCTCGGAGTTGATTGGCACATGGTTTCGTCATTCCGGCAGTATTATTCGGGAACATGGCAGTTGGGTTGATAAGTACATCGGCGATGCGATTATGGCGGTTTGGTTTCACGGTAGCCGGGGCATCTCTAACGAGGAGATCGGCAGCATTTGTCATGCTCTGAGCGCCCTCCACAAAATGACAGACGATTTGTACAATCAATATCCCTTGCCTTTCCCGCTGCGGATTGGGGCGGGAATCAATACTGGCTATGCAATGGTGGGGAATACGGGAAGTGGCGATCGGCCCGATTATACTGCTTTGGGCGATACGGTGAATGCTGCCTTTCGCCTGGAATCCTCTACCAAAGAACTGCGCCTGGATATTGCCTTGGGCGAAACTACCTACAAATATCTCTTGCCTTTGGGTGCCGAGCAATCTGGATTCAAGCAATACACCGTGCATCTGAAGGGATATGATAAGCCTACGCTGACTTATGCAGGCACCTTTGCCGACTTGGATACTTTGTTGGAAAGGCAGCCCCAAGGTTAA
- the psbU gene encoding photosystem II complex extrinsic protein PsbU, which translates to MKRLLRLLMIFALVLGSFGWLGQPQKAMAASLTGVALRSTPVLAAESAEVLRNRVDQKLGQMGGKIDLNNTNVRAFRQFPGVYPTLAGKIVKNAPYEKVEDVLSIPGLSDRQKEILQANLDSFTVTYVEDALVQGADRINNGIYR; encoded by the coding sequence ATGAAACGATTGCTGCGTTTGTTGATGATATTCGCTCTGGTACTGGGTAGCTTTGGATGGCTGGGGCAACCCCAGAAGGCAATGGCGGCTTCTTTGACTGGTGTCGCCTTACGCTCAACGCCGGTATTGGCAGCAGAATCGGCAGAAGTTCTGCGGAATCGGGTAGACCAAAAGCTAGGCCAGATGGGCGGAAAAATTGATTTGAACAACACGAATGTGCGAGCTTTCAGGCAATTCCCAGGAGTTTACCCCACCCTGGCGGGGAAAATTGTCAAAAATGCTCCTTACGAAAAAGTAGAGGATGTGCTGAGCATTCCAGGGCTTTCCGATCGCCAGAAAGAAATTCTGCAAGCTAACCTGGATAGCTTTACGGTGACCTATGTAGAAGACGCCTTAGTACAAGGGGCCGATCGGATTAACAACGGTATCTATCGTTAA
- a CDS encoding type II toxin-antitoxin system HicB family antitoxin, whose translation MSGEKFLLPVVIEKDSDGYFAYCPPLQGCYTQGDSYEEVINNIQDAIRLHIEDRLANNEPIPTSEMVSLTTLEVQV comes from the coding sequence ATGAGCGGGGAAAAATTTTTATTACCAGTAGTGATTGAAAAGGACAGTGATGGCTATTTTGCCTACTGTCCCCCTTTGCAAGGCTGTTATACCCAGGGGGATTCTTACGAAGAAGTTATCAACAATATCCAGGATGCAATTCGCCTGCATATTGAAGATCGTTTGGCAAATAACGAACCGATTCCTACTAGCGAAATGGTGAGTCTGACAACTTTGGAGGTGCAGGTTTGA
- a CDS encoding TIGR03279 family radical SAM protein: MSETSILPALITKVLPDSIAAEIGFEIGDRIVSINGDRPRDLIDYKFLCADEFLELEVIDTKGNNHRVEIEKDYDEDLGLEFETALFDGLIQCNNRCPFCFIDQQPPGKRKSLYLKDDDYRLSFLYGSYLTLTNLTQKEWDRIEQMRLSPLYVSVHATEPEVRIRLLKNPRAGQILEHLKWFKKRRLQIHAQVVVCPGINDGIHLEQTLLDLAKFHTGDIPAVASVAVVPVGLTRFRPAEDELTAVTPEKAQEVIAQVQELQALFVAKGKKSSNPKSQCVWLADEWFLIARQELPPESHYEDYPQIDNGVGSIRLFLRKFEEAANNLPLEIYPSQTFTWVVGNAVELAFEPILQRLNQVKGLQVNMAAFPSRYWGQSISVTGLLTGQDLLENLQGKDLGDGILLPALMLKHGETRFLDDMTVEELADKLGIRILPVSGVEGLIDEIKKLNSFLKDGRG; the protein is encoded by the coding sequence ATGAGCGAAACTTCGATTCTTCCAGCATTAATTACCAAAGTTCTCCCAGATTCCATCGCCGCAGAAATTGGGTTTGAAATAGGCGATCGCATAGTTTCCATCAACGGCGATCGGCCCCGCGACCTGATCGACTACAAATTTTTGTGCGCCGATGAATTTCTGGAACTAGAAGTTATAGACACCAAAGGCAACAATCATCGCGTTGAAATTGAGAAAGACTACGATGAAGACTTAGGATTAGAATTTGAGACAGCCTTATTCGATGGCTTAATCCAGTGCAATAACCGCTGTCCCTTCTGCTTCATAGATCAACAGCCACCAGGCAAACGAAAATCCCTCTATCTTAAAGATGATGACTATCGACTCAGCTTCCTATATGGCTCCTACTTAACCCTAACTAATCTTACCCAAAAAGAATGGGATCGCATAGAACAGATGCGACTATCTCCCCTCTACGTATCTGTTCACGCCACCGAACCAGAAGTGCGAATTCGCCTGCTAAAAAATCCTCGCGCCGGACAGATTTTAGAACATCTGAAATGGTTTAAAAAACGGCGTCTGCAAATTCATGCCCAAGTAGTTGTTTGTCCCGGCATTAATGATGGCATTCACTTAGAGCAAACTTTGCTTGATTTAGCAAAATTCCACACAGGCGATATTCCTGCTGTAGCTTCTGTCGCAGTAGTTCCGGTGGGTTTGACGCGCTTTCGTCCAGCCGAAGATGAATTGACGGCAGTTACACCCGAAAAAGCACAAGAAGTAATTGCCCAAGTGCAGGAACTCCAAGCATTATTTGTGGCCAAAGGCAAGAAATCCTCAAATCCAAAATCCCAGTGTGTTTGGTTAGCCGATGAGTGGTTTTTAATTGCTAGACAGGAGTTGCCGCCAGAATCCCACTATGAAGATTATCCGCAAATAGATAATGGTGTGGGTTCGATTCGCCTATTCCTGAGAAAGTTTGAGGAAGCTGCTAATAATTTACCATTGGAAATTTATCCATCGCAAACATTTACTTGGGTAGTGGGGAATGCGGTTGAGTTAGCATTTGAGCCAATCCTGCAACGACTCAATCAGGTGAAAGGATTGCAGGTGAATATGGCAGCTTTTCCCAGTCGATATTGGGGACAGAGTATTAGCGTTACAGGTTTGTTGACTGGTCAGGATTTGTTGGAAAATTTACAAGGAAAAGATTTGGGAGATGGGATTTTATTGCCAGCTTTGATGTTGAAGCATGGGGAGACAAGGTTTTTGGATGATATGACCGTTGAGGAACTTGCCGATAAATTGGGAATACGGATTTTGCCAGTGTCGGGAGTTGAAGGGTTGATTGATGAAATCAAGAAATTAAATTCGTTTCTTAAGGATGGAAGAGGCTAA
- a CDS encoding DUF3120 domain-containing protein, protein MLNDTLSAFTPVSASISPALSGQSESASLRSRVGSKRAWLVFGAASFLVSVPVFMQAPLVRLLPLLSLFLTAGWVGLSFALQRRRGTQIWGDLLLGFSWSWLAGSIYWGWLRWEPAIHLPVEAICLPLALWCVAQNRWKVGSLFYLGSLFGTAVTDIYFYVVDLMPSWRQLMQVEPTLATPILQNALAQVQTPWGIVWAVVLVGVLLIVGTLPLRSRQLHWWAFSGAVLSTIFVDSLFWLAARAA, encoded by the coding sequence TTGTTAAACGATACCTTGTCAGCCTTCACACCTGTTTCCGCTTCTATTTCCCCAGCCCTGTCTGGGCAAAGCGAGTCTGCGTCTTTGCGATCGCGAGTTGGTTCCAAAAGAGCTTGGTTGGTTTTCGGGGCGGCTTCGTTTTTAGTTTCAGTGCCGGTGTTTATGCAAGCGCCATTAGTGCGGCTGCTGCCACTGCTAAGTTTATTTTTAACTGCCGGCTGGGTGGGATTGAGTTTCGCCTTGCAGAGGCGTCGGGGGACGCAGATATGGGGAGACTTGCTGCTGGGGTTCAGCTGGAGTTGGCTAGCAGGATCGATTTATTGGGGTTGGCTGCGCTGGGAACCGGCAATCCACTTGCCAGTAGAAGCGATTTGCCTGCCCTTAGCACTTTGGTGTGTGGCGCAAAATAGGTGGAAAGTGGGTAGTTTATTTTATTTGGGTTCCCTGTTTGGAACGGCGGTAACGGATATATACTTTTACGTAGTCGATCTGATGCCATCTTGGCGGCAATTGATGCAGGTAGAGCCAACTTTGGCGACACCAATTTTACAAAATGCTCTAGCGCAAGTTCAGACACCTTGGGGGATCGTATGGGCTGTTGTACTTGTCGGTGTTCTTTTAATCGTGGGTACTTTACCGTTACGCTCCAGACAGCTACACTGGTGGGCGTTTAGTGGAGCAGTATTGAGTACAATTTTTGTAGATAGCCTGTTTTGGTTGGCTGCAAGAGCCGCCTGA
- a CDS encoding HARBI1 family protein — MVDSCEQPRERPTSYQEQKKYYSGKNKKHTFKNQLIVMPTGQEIVDVVVEKPGATSDIKIWRERRTELSDNQKFQGDKAYVGEPAIDTPHKKTRSKNITVEQKQETQKKARRRVVVEDLIRLVKTFRIAAERFRLKTANYEPVILAVCGLIRWRIGAIVLNS; from the coding sequence ATAGTAGATAGCTGCGAACAGCCCCGTGAAAGACCTACGTCATATCAAGAGCAAAAAAAGTATTACTCAGGAAAGAATAAAAAACATACCTTTAAAAATCAATTAATTGTCATGCCTACAGGTCAAGAAATAGTTGATGTAGTAGTGGAAAAGCCCGGTGCAACCAGCGATATAAAAATTTGGCGAGAACGGCGTACAGAATTAAGTGATAACCAAAAGTTTCAAGGAGATAAAGCTTATGTAGGAGAACCAGCAATTGACACACCTCATAAGAAAACTAGAAGTAAAAATATTACAGTTGAACAAAAACAAGAGACTCAAAAAAAGGCGCGAAGAAGAGTGGTGGTAGAAGATCTAATTAGACTGGTGAAAACTTTTCGGATAGCAGCCGAAAGATTTCGGTTAAAAACAGCCAATTATGAACCAGTAATTCTAGCCGTATGTGGGTTAATTAGATGGCGGATAGGCGCGATAGTTTTAAATAGTTAA